One window of the Streptomyces sp. NBC_00259 genome contains the following:
- a CDS encoding DUF6893 family small protein, whose translation MNKKVVGGAAAAVTALAALVKGFFPDLKRYLRIRRM comes from the coding sequence GTGAACAAGAAAGTCGTCGGCGGAGCAGCCGCCGCTGTCACCGCGCTGGCCGCCCTCGTCAAGGGGTTCTTCCCCGACCTCAAGCGTTACCTGCGCATCCGCAGGATGTGA
- a CDS encoding enoyl-CoA hydratase-related protein — MHILLIASAYNSLTQRVHAELRDRGHTVAVERTPHGDAVRDAVRRHRPRLVVAPMLKTAVPRDVWTRHTCLVVHPGPVGDRGPSSLDRAVQEDVRSWGVTVLQADEEMDAGAVWATADCVLPPLAKSDLYRGEVSDAALAAVLLAVERFASGTYTPRPQDPSAVEIRTRPYLRQEHRRISWEDDPTETVLRTLRAADSQPGVLDELLGGEWFLHGGHPEDRLRGRPGELLATRAGAVCRATTDGAVWIPELRPRRRPQGPAGVKLPATLALAGRLPALPERPAPLHLGDRRRTWTDIRYREEGHVGLLSFSFPGGAMSTAHCRRLLDAYRVACSRPTSVLVLGGGRDFFSNGINLNVIEAAADPAAESWANINAMDDLVEAVLTTTDRLVVAAVGGNAAAGGVMLALAADEIWCRAGSVLNPHYRLMGLYGSEYWTYSLPRRVGAPLAERLTQDAMPVTATAALRYGLADRVVDCGPQDFTGEVTRLAARLAPFPATASRIASKKAERERHEATKPLAAYREEELARMLRTFSDPTAPYHRLRRAFVRKEPPDGTRPDEAAVAAGSAAC; from the coding sequence ATGCACATCCTGCTCATCGCCAGTGCCTACAACAGCCTCACCCAGCGAGTCCACGCGGAACTGCGGGACCGCGGACACACCGTCGCCGTGGAGCGCACGCCGCACGGCGATGCCGTGCGGGACGCCGTCCGCCGGCACCGGCCGCGGCTCGTCGTCGCCCCCATGCTGAAGACCGCCGTCCCGCGCGATGTGTGGACCCGGCACACCTGTCTCGTCGTCCACCCGGGACCCGTCGGGGACCGCGGGCCGTCCTCCCTGGACCGGGCCGTCCAGGAGGACGTCCGGTCCTGGGGTGTCACCGTGCTCCAGGCGGACGAGGAGATGGACGCCGGCGCCGTGTGGGCCACGGCCGACTGCGTCCTTCCGCCGCTCGCCAAGAGCGATCTGTACCGGGGCGAGGTCTCCGACGCGGCACTGGCCGCCGTCCTGCTCGCGGTCGAGCGCTTCGCCTCCGGTACGTACACGCCCCGGCCCCAGGACCCCTCGGCGGTCGAGATCAGGACCCGGCCCTACCTCCGCCAGGAACACCGGCGGATCTCCTGGGAGGACGACCCCACCGAGACCGTCCTGCGCACACTGCGCGCCGCCGACTCCCAGCCGGGGGTGCTGGACGAGCTGCTCGGCGGCGAATGGTTCCTTCACGGTGGGCATCCGGAGGATCGGCTGCGGGGCCGGCCGGGAGAGCTGCTCGCCACCAGGGCCGGCGCCGTCTGCCGCGCGACCACCGACGGCGCGGTGTGGATTCCCGAACTGCGCCCGCGCCGCCGCCCGCAGGGGCCGGCCGGCGTCAAACTGCCCGCCACGCTGGCCCTCGCCGGCCGCCTCCCGGCACTGCCGGAACGTCCCGCCCCGCTGCACCTCGGCGACCGGCGCCGCACCTGGACCGACATCCGGTACCGGGAGGAGGGGCACGTCGGCCTGCTGTCGTTCTCCTTCCCCGGCGGTGCGATGAGCACGGCGCACTGCCGCCGTCTGCTCGACGCCTACCGCGTGGCCTGCTCCCGGCCCACCTCGGTACTGGTGCTCGGAGGCGGCAGGGACTTCTTCTCCAACGGCATCAACCTCAACGTCATCGAGGCGGCCGCCGACCCCGCGGCCGAGTCCTGGGCCAACATCAACGCCATGGACGACCTGGTGGAGGCCGTCCTGACCACCACGGACCGACTGGTGGTGGCCGCTGTCGGCGGCAACGCGGCCGCGGGCGGGGTCATGCTCGCGCTTGCCGCGGACGAGATCTGGTGCAGGGCGGGTTCGGTGCTCAACCCGCACTACCGCCTCATGGGCCTGTACGGCTCGGAGTACTGGACGTACTCCCTGCCCCGCCGGGTGGGCGCTCCCCTCGCCGAGCGCCTCACCCAGGACGCGATGCCGGTGACGGCCACCGCCGCACTGCGGTACGGGCTGGCCGACCGGGTCGTCGACTGCGGCCCACAGGATTTCACCGGCGAGGTCACCCGGCTGGCGGCACGACTCGCACCGTTTCCGGCGACCGCGTCCCGGATCGCGTCGAAGAAGGCGGAACGCGAGCGCCACGAGGCGACGAAGCCCCTTGCCGCCTACCGCGAGGAGGAACTGGCCCGCATGCTCCGCACCTTCTCCGACCCCACGGCTCCGTACCACCGGCTGCGCCGGGCGTTCGTCCGTAAGGAACCTCCGGATGGCACCCGGCCGGACGAAGCCGCGGTGGCAGCCGGTTCGGCAGCCTGTTAG
- a CDS encoding DUF6084 family protein has protein sequence MTHLTFTCTGVRADPYAAGPTLVFRLRITASEGTRVHALALRCQLRIEPARRGYADDEADGVRDLFGERSRWGSTLHPLQFAQVSVMVPGFTGETETDLVVPCTYDMDVAATRYAHALSEGEVPLLMLFSGTAFTGAGGFHVEPVPWDREASFRMPVKIWQEMLEQHFPGCGWIRLPRDSMDALLAFRSRRALPSWESTIAALLDATDERTAP, from the coding sequence ATGACCCACCTCACCTTCACCTGTACGGGAGTACGGGCGGATCCGTACGCCGCAGGACCCACGCTCGTCTTCCGGCTGCGGATCACCGCCTCCGAGGGAACGCGGGTCCACGCGCTCGCCCTGCGCTGCCAGTTGCGCATCGAACCGGCCCGCCGCGGCTACGCCGACGACGAGGCCGACGGAGTGCGAGACCTCTTCGGGGAACGCTCACGCTGGGGCAGCACCCTGCACCCGCTGCAGTTCGCACAGGTCTCGGTCATGGTGCCCGGCTTCACCGGAGAGACCGAGACCGACCTCGTCGTGCCCTGCACCTACGACATGGACGTCGCCGCGACCCGCTACGCGCACGCGCTGAGCGAAGGCGAGGTGCCGCTGCTGATGCTCTTCTCCGGCACCGCGTTCACCGGCGCCGGCGGCTTCCATGTCGAACCGGTGCCCTGGGACCGGGAGGCGTCGTTCCGGATGCCGGTGAAGATCTGGCAGGAGATGCTCGAGCAGCACTTCCCCGGCTGCGGCTGGATCCGGCTGCCCCGCGACAGCATGGACGCCCTGCTCGCCTTCCGGTCGCGGCGGGCCCTGCCGTCCTGGGAGAGCACCATCGCGGCGCTCCTCGACGCGACGGACGAGAGGACGGCCCCATGA
- a CDS encoding Tm-1-like ATP-binding domain-containing protein encodes MTIVALLGTLDTKGIEYGWLRERLLRHGVEVVVIDAGVMGEPRLRADVPRAQVAWAAGADLSRLRAEGDRGAAVTTMAHGAAEIVLRLYEAGRLHGVLAVGGSGGTSIATRAMRGLPLGVPKLMVSSMASGDVSPYVGATDITMMYSVVDIAGVNTISAPVLANAVDAVAGMAKGFAAAPRALRPESLAAGGSGSGGRPLVAASMAGVTTPGVDAARERLTELGYEVLVFHTSGAGGRTLESLAAQGLFAGVLDLTLSELADELVGGILTAGPDRLRAAGRRGTPQVVSLGALDMVKFGPVDSLPARLRDRDVRVHNPSITVIRTTAPECAELGRGIASKLRDATGPAEVCVPLRGLSTLGAPEGPYHDPVADAALFAALRDGLRESTVEVVDFATHINDPAFGRAAAERLHRLITGAGKASAEDCA; translated from the coding sequence ATGACGATCGTCGCGCTGCTCGGCACCCTCGACACCAAAGGCATCGAGTACGGGTGGCTGCGGGAGCGGCTGCTGCGGCACGGAGTCGAGGTCGTCGTCATCGACGCCGGCGTCATGGGCGAGCCCCGGTTACGTGCGGACGTCCCGCGCGCCCAGGTGGCCTGGGCGGCGGGCGCCGATCTCAGCCGGCTGCGGGCCGAGGGGGACCGTGGTGCGGCCGTGACGACGATGGCCCACGGCGCGGCCGAGATCGTCCTTCGTCTGTACGAGGCGGGCCGGCTGCACGGTGTGCTGGCCGTCGGCGGCAGCGGCGGTACGTCCATCGCGACCCGGGCCATGCGGGGACTGCCCCTCGGCGTACCGAAACTGATGGTCTCCTCGATGGCCTCCGGCGATGTCTCGCCGTACGTCGGCGCCACGGACATCACGATGATGTACAGCGTGGTCGACATCGCCGGCGTCAACACGATCTCGGCCCCGGTGCTGGCGAACGCCGTCGACGCCGTCGCCGGCATGGCGAAGGGGTTCGCCGCCGCTCCCCGGGCGCTGCGGCCGGAGAGCCTCGCCGCGGGCGGTTCCGGCTCGGGCGGCAGGCCGCTGGTGGCGGCGAGCATGGCGGGGGTGACGACCCCCGGGGTCGACGCGGCACGGGAGCGGCTGACCGAGCTCGGCTACGAGGTGCTGGTGTTCCACACGAGCGGCGCCGGCGGTCGTACGCTCGAATCGCTGGCCGCACAGGGGCTGTTCGCGGGCGTGCTGGACCTGACGCTCAGCGAACTGGCGGACGAGCTGGTCGGGGGCATTCTGACCGCGGGCCCGGACCGGCTGCGCGCCGCGGGCCGCCGGGGCACTCCGCAGGTGGTGAGCCTGGGCGCACTGGACATGGTGAAGTTCGGCCCGGTCGACTCGCTTCCGGCGCGGCTGCGCGACCGCGACGTGCGGGTCCACAACCCGTCCATCACCGTCATCCGTACGACCGCGCCGGAGTGCGCCGAACTGGGCAGGGGCATCGCCTCGAAGCTGCGGGACGCCACGGGACCGGCCGAGGTGTGCGTCCCGTTGCGCGGGCTGTCGACTCTCGGGGCGCCGGAAGGGCCGTACCACGACCCGGTCGCGGACGCGGCACTGTTCGCGGCGCTGCGGGACGGGCTGCGAGAGAGCACTGTGGAAGTGGTGGACTTCGCCACCCACATCAATGACCCGGCCTTCGGGCGTGCCGCGGCGGAGCGGCTGCACCGGCTGATCACCGGCGCCGGGAAGGCGTCCGCCGAGGACTGCGCCTGA
- the hypA gene encoding hydrogenase maturation nickel metallochaperone HypA: MHEMSIALAVVDQVEEAARSHGATAVRTVRLRIGELAGVVPDALAFSFQLACEGTVLEGAALVTEPVPGRARCEACADEWAVGMPPRLCCPECGQATAELVAGRELRIAAVEWDDDPADVRVRQPISEEG; the protein is encoded by the coding sequence ATGCACGAGATGTCCATCGCGCTGGCCGTCGTCGACCAGGTCGAGGAAGCGGCGCGCTCCCACGGCGCCACCGCGGTGCGCACCGTACGCCTGCGGATCGGCGAACTGGCCGGAGTGGTCCCCGACGCGCTCGCCTTCTCCTTCCAGCTCGCCTGCGAAGGCACCGTTCTGGAAGGAGCCGCGCTGGTCACCGAGCCCGTTCCCGGCCGTGCCCGCTGCGAGGCGTGCGCGGACGAATGGGCGGTGGGCATGCCACCGCGGCTGTGCTGTCCGGAGTGCGGGCAGGCGACCGCGGAGCTCGTCGCGGGCCGCGAGCTGCGGATCGCGGCCGTGGAGTGGGACGACGACCCCGCGGACGTACGCGTCCGCCAACCGATCTCCGAGGAGGGCTGA
- a CDS encoding hydrogenase maturation protease, whose product MNGNRTLVAGVGNIFLGDDGFGVETVRALTGRQLPGHVEVMDIGIRGVHLAYQLLDGYDTLVLVDATARGSEPGTLHLIEAGTPDGASTPDGTGGIADGVPLDGHRMSPDAVLALLDTLCAGTGAHPPRRTFVVGCEPARVDEGIGLSPQVAAAVPEAVRMVMDLVHHTALT is encoded by the coding sequence GTGAACGGCAACCGGACGCTCGTCGCCGGCGTCGGCAACATCTTCCTCGGCGACGACGGCTTCGGCGTCGAGACCGTACGCGCACTCACCGGCCGTCAACTGCCGGGCCACGTCGAGGTCATGGACATCGGCATCCGGGGCGTCCACCTCGCCTACCAGCTCCTCGACGGCTACGACACCCTCGTCCTCGTCGACGCGACCGCGCGCGGCAGCGAGCCCGGAACGCTCCATCTGATCGAGGCCGGCACTCCCGACGGGGCGAGCACACCCGACGGTACGGGCGGCATCGCGGACGGCGTGCCGCTCGACGGCCACCGGATGTCACCGGACGCCGTCCTCGCCCTGCTGGACACGCTCTGCGCGGGCACGGGAGCCCACCCGCCGCGCCGCACCTTCGTCGTCGGCTGCGAACCCGCCCGCGTCGACGAGGGCATCGGACTCAGCCCGCAGGTGGCCGCCGCCGTACCGGAGGCCGTCCGGATGGTCATGGACCTGGTGCACCACACAGCCCTGACATGA
- a CDS encoding DUF5947 family protein, with protein sequence MSAYPKGSGRPRPAPDLRGLRRFTAPRAPREERCELCGVPLPDDRHRHLVDTEQRRLACACVPCAHLLDRPGASQGRFRAVPGRYLSDPGHRIDDTTWELLRIPVGVAFCFRNSALDLPVVLYPSPAGATESELEPSSWETLLAATPLAGMLEPDVEALLLRRTDDRTECHLVPVDSAYELVGRMRLSWQGFDGGAEARAGLDAFFDRVRRQATPLQESRS encoded by the coding sequence GTGAGCGCGTACCCGAAGGGTTCGGGGCGGCCGCGGCCCGCCCCGGACCTCCGCGGACTGCGCCGCTTCACGGCGCCCCGGGCGCCTCGCGAGGAACGCTGCGAACTGTGCGGCGTACCGCTGCCCGACGACCGCCACCGGCACCTGGTGGACACCGAGCAGCGGCGGCTCGCCTGCGCCTGCGTCCCGTGTGCCCACCTCCTGGACCGGCCCGGCGCGTCGCAGGGACGCTTCCGGGCGGTACCCGGCCGCTACCTCTCCGACCCCGGTCACCGGATCGACGACACCACCTGGGAACTTCTGCGGATCCCGGTCGGAGTCGCCTTCTGCTTCCGCAACTCCGCACTCGACCTCCCGGTCGTGCTCTACCCGAGCCCGGCCGGCGCGACCGAGAGCGAGCTGGAGCCCTCGTCCTGGGAGACCCTGCTCGCCGCCACACCACTCGCCGGCATGCTCGAACCCGATGTGGAGGCCCTGCTGTTGCGCCGCACCGACGACCGCACCGAGTGCCATCTGGTGCCGGTCGACAGCGCCTACGAACTGGTGGGCCGGATGCGGCTGAGCTGGCAGGGCTTCGACGGCGGGGCGGAGGCCCGCGCCGGTCTCGACGCCTTCTTCGACCGCGTACGCCGACAGGCCACCCCGCTCCAGGAGAGCAGGTCATGA
- a CDS encoding nickel-dependent hydrogenase large subunit translates to MATQAKKAGDGLVEMSWDPITRIVGSLGIHTKIDFKQKRVAECYSTSSVFRGYSVFMRGKDPRDAHFITSRICGICGDNHATCSVYAQNMAYGVKPPHLGEWIINLGESAEYMFDHNIFQENLVGVDYCEKMVRETNPGVLELAERTEAPHAAEHGYRTIADIMRSLNPLEGEFYREALQVSRYTREMFCLMEGRHVHPSTLYPGGVGTVASVQLFTDYMTRLMRYVEFMKRVVPLHDDLFDFFYEALPGYEEVGRRRVLLGCWGALNDPEYCDFTYANMTDWGRKMFVTPGVIVDGKLVTNDLTQINLGIRILLGSSYYEDWEGQEQFVTHDPLGNPVDPRHPWNQHTIPAPQKRDFDDKYSWVMSPRWFDGKEHLPLDTGGGPIARLWSTALSGLVDIGYVKATGHSVVINLPRTLTKPETTFEWKIPQWSNALERNRARTYFQAYAAAVALHCAEKGLEEVRAGRTQTWEKFDVPDESIGVGFTEAVRGVLSHHMVIRDGKIANYHPYPPTPWNASTRDTYGTPGPYEDAVQNTPIFEENPPENFKGIDIMRAVRSFDPCLPCGVHMYVGGGKTVKSMHVPTGLSGLAG, encoded by the coding sequence ATGGCGACACAGGCGAAGAAGGCCGGCGACGGCCTGGTGGAGATGTCCTGGGATCCGATCACCCGGATCGTGGGCAGTCTCGGCATCCACACGAAGATCGACTTCAAGCAGAAGCGGGTCGCCGAGTGCTACAGCACCTCGTCCGTCTTCCGTGGCTACAGCGTCTTCATGCGGGGCAAGGACCCGCGCGACGCGCACTTCATCACCAGCCGCATCTGCGGCATCTGCGGTGACAACCACGCCACCTGCTCGGTCTACGCGCAGAACATGGCCTACGGGGTGAAGCCGCCGCACCTCGGCGAATGGATCATCAACCTCGGCGAGTCCGCCGAGTACATGTTCGACCACAACATCTTCCAGGAGAACCTGGTCGGGGTCGACTACTGCGAGAAGATGGTCCGCGAGACCAACCCCGGTGTCCTGGAGCTGGCGGAGCGCACCGAGGCGCCGCACGCCGCGGAGCACGGCTACCGCACCATCGCCGACATCATGCGCTCGCTGAACCCGCTCGAGGGCGAGTTCTACCGCGAAGCCCTCCAGGTGAGCCGCTACACCCGGGAGATGTTCTGTCTGATGGAGGGGCGCCACGTGCACCCCTCCACCCTGTACCCGGGCGGCGTGGGCACGGTCGCCTCCGTCCAGCTCTTCACGGACTACATGACCCGGCTCATGCGCTACGTCGAGTTCATGAAGCGCGTCGTCCCGCTGCACGACGACCTCTTCGACTTCTTCTACGAGGCGCTGCCCGGCTACGAGGAGGTCGGCCGCAGACGGGTGCTGCTCGGCTGCTGGGGAGCCCTCAACGACCCGGAGTACTGCGACTTCACGTACGCCAACATGACCGACTGGGGACGGAAGATGTTCGTCACCCCCGGCGTCATCGTGGACGGCAAGCTCGTCACCAACGACCTCACCCAGATCAACCTCGGCATCCGGATCCTGCTCGGCAGCTCGTACTACGAGGACTGGGAGGGCCAGGAGCAGTTCGTCACCCACGACCCGCTCGGCAACCCGGTCGACCCCCGCCACCCCTGGAACCAGCACACCATCCCCGCCCCGCAGAAGCGGGACTTCGACGACAAGTACAGCTGGGTCATGTCCCCGCGCTGGTTCGACGGCAAGGAACACCTGCCCCTGGACACCGGAGGCGGCCCCATCGCCCGGCTCTGGTCCACGGCGCTGTCCGGGCTCGTCGACATCGGCTACGTCAAGGCCACCGGCCACAGCGTCGTCATCAACCTGCCGCGCACGCTCACCAAGCCGGAGACCACCTTCGAGTGGAAGATCCCGCAGTGGAGCAACGCGCTGGAGCGCAACCGCGCCCGCACCTACTTCCAGGCGTACGCCGCCGCCGTCGCCCTGCACTGCGCGGAGAAGGGCCTGGAGGAGGTACGCGCCGGGCGGACCCAGACCTGGGAGAAGTTCGACGTACCGGACGAGTCCATCGGAGTCGGCTTCACCGAGGCCGTACGCGGCGTCCTCTCCCACCACATGGTCATCAGGGACGGCAAGATCGCCAACTACCACCCCTACCCGCCCACCCCCTGGAACGCCAGCACCCGCGACACCTACGGCACGCCCGGCCCCTACGAGGACGCCGTGCAGAACACCCCGATCTTCGAGGAGAACCCGCCGGAGAACTTCAAGGGCATCGACATCATGCGCGCCGTCCGCAGCTTCGACCCCTGTCTGCCGTGCGGCGTCCACATGTACGTCGGCGGCGGCAAGACCGTGAAGTCGATGCACGTGCCCACCGGACTGAGCGGTCTCGCCGGATGA
- a CDS encoding hydrogenase expression protein HypE yields the protein MDAGTPTTVDAAASSGAAATDEKPIHILWINAGLSCDGDSVALTAAMQPSIEEIVLAGLPGLPKIQVHWPLIDFECGPVGGADTFIEWFFKGERGEIDPFVLVIEGSVPNESIKQEGYWCGFGDDPETGQPITTSEWIDRLAPNALAVVAIGTCATYGGIHAMAGNPTGAMGVPDYLGWEWKSKAGIPIVCVPGCPIQPDNFAETLTYLLYQAAGSAPMIPLDDKLRPTWLFGATVHEGCDRAGYYEQGQFAETYDSPQCLVKIGCWGPVVKCNVPKRGWMNGIGGCPNVGGICIACTMPGFPDKFMPFMDEPPGGKLSSTASGAYGAVIRRLRNITARTVDKEPKWRHTGEKITTGYRPPW from the coding sequence ATGGATGCAGGAACGCCGACCACGGTCGACGCCGCGGCCTCGTCCGGCGCGGCCGCAACCGACGAAAAGCCGATCCATATCCTCTGGATCAACGCGGGTCTCAGCTGCGACGGCGACTCGGTCGCGCTGACCGCCGCCATGCAGCCGAGCATCGAGGAGATCGTGCTCGCCGGGCTGCCGGGACTGCCGAAGATCCAGGTCCACTGGCCGCTCATCGACTTCGAGTGCGGCCCGGTCGGCGGCGCCGACACCTTCATCGAGTGGTTCTTCAAGGGCGAGCGCGGCGAGATCGACCCCTTCGTGCTCGTCATCGAGGGTTCCGTGCCCAATGAGTCGATCAAGCAGGAGGGCTACTGGTGCGGCTTCGGCGACGACCCGGAGACCGGCCAGCCCATCACGACCAGCGAATGGATCGACCGGCTGGCCCCCAACGCGCTCGCCGTCGTCGCGATCGGCACCTGTGCCACCTACGGCGGCATCCACGCGATGGCGGGCAATCCGACCGGCGCGATGGGCGTGCCCGACTACCTGGGCTGGGAGTGGAAGTCCAAGGCGGGCATCCCCATCGTCTGTGTGCCCGGCTGCCCGATCCAGCCCGACAACTTCGCCGAGACGCTGACGTATCTGCTCTACCAGGCGGCAGGCTCCGCGCCGATGATCCCGCTCGACGACAAGCTCCGTCCCACCTGGCTGTTCGGCGCCACCGTGCACGAGGGCTGCGACCGGGCCGGCTACTACGAGCAGGGCCAGTTCGCCGAGACGTACGACTCGCCCCAGTGCCTGGTCAAAATCGGCTGCTGGGGCCCCGTCGTCAAGTGCAACGTGCCCAAGCGCGGCTGGATGAACGGCATCGGCGGCTGCCCCAACGTGGGCGGCATCTGCATCGCCTGCACCATGCCCGGCTTCCCCGACAAGTTCATGCCGTTCATGGACGAGCCGCCCGGCGGCAAGCTCTCCAGCACCGCGAGCGGCGCGTACGGCGCGGTGATCCGCAGGCTCCGCAACATCACGGCCAGGACCGTGGACAAGGAGCCCAAGTGGCGTCACACGGGAGAGAAGATCACCACCGGCTACCGCCCGCCGTGGTGA
- a CDS encoding ATP-binding SpoIIE family protein phosphatase has protein sequence MVNQRSTDGPGGPLGTVATIRDSTELQALTGRAEVARKRLQLLYDAGVGIGTTLDVARTAEELAEVAVPSFADYVTVDLADPVLNGEEPNGSASEMRRTAVSGIRDDHPLYERGRLIAFLPSTPQARGLGTGRAEVVPDLSRALGWRAQDPERTKAIVEYGIHSLITVPLQARGTVLGVANFWRSEKPGPFEEDDLSLAEELVARAAVSVDNARRYTREHALAVTLQRSLLPRALPEHSAVEVAHRYLPAQSGVGGDWFDVIPLPGSRVALVVGDVVGHGLHAAATMGRLRTAVHNFSTLDLPPDELLGHLDDLVGRIDQDEMGLGGSPDGPAMTGATCIYAIYDPVSRQCTMARAGHPLPALVRPDGTVEFPELPAGPPLGLGGMPFESAELEIAEGTELVFYTDGLIEDRSRDIDVGIELLRRALAHADRTPEQTCKAVLDALLPARPKDDVALLIARTRALGADRIAEWDVPSDPSAVAGMRAAAVAKLTDWGLTELAFSTELILSELLTNAIRYGTQPIRVRMLYDEGLTCEVADGSSTSPHLRYAATTDEGGRGLFLVAQLSERWGTRYTADGKIIWAEQPLPGTTSDPEADGEALLRLFDTEPL, from the coding sequence GTGGTGAACCAGCGGTCCACGGACGGTCCCGGCGGTCCGCTGGGCACGGTCGCGACCATTCGTGACTCCACCGAGCTCCAGGCGCTGACGGGCCGGGCCGAGGTGGCACGCAAACGCCTCCAGCTGCTGTACGACGCGGGCGTGGGCATCGGCACGACGCTGGATGTCGCGCGGACCGCCGAGGAGCTGGCCGAGGTCGCGGTCCCCTCCTTCGCCGACTACGTGACCGTCGACCTCGCCGATCCCGTCCTGAACGGGGAGGAGCCCAACGGTTCCGCGTCGGAGATGCGCCGCACCGCCGTCAGCGGCATCCGTGACGACCATCCGCTCTACGAGCGGGGCAGGCTGATCGCGTTCCTGCCGTCGACGCCGCAGGCCCGCGGGCTCGGCACCGGCCGCGCGGAGGTCGTGCCGGATCTGTCGAGGGCGCTGGGCTGGCGTGCGCAGGATCCCGAGCGCACGAAGGCGATCGTCGAGTACGGCATCCACTCGCTCATCACCGTGCCGCTGCAGGCCCGGGGAACCGTCCTGGGGGTGGCCAACTTCTGGCGCTCGGAGAAGCCCGGTCCGTTCGAGGAGGACGACCTCTCGCTGGCGGAGGAGCTGGTGGCGCGCGCCGCGGTGTCCGTGGACAACGCCCGCCGCTACACCCGCGAGCACGCCCTGGCCGTGACGCTGCAGCGCAGCCTGCTGCCGCGGGCGCTGCCGGAGCACAGCGCCGTCGAGGTGGCGCATCGCTATCTGCCCGCGCAGTCCGGGGTGGGCGGCGACTGGTTCGACGTGATCCCGCTGCCGGGCAGCCGGGTCGCCCTGGTGGTGGGCGATGTCGTCGGTCACGGGCTGCACGCGGCCGCGACGATGGGGCGGCTGCGTACCGCGGTGCACAACTTCTCCACGCTCGATCTGCCGCCCGACGAGCTCCTCGGCCACCTCGACGACCTGGTGGGGCGGATCGACCAGGACGAGATGGGCCTCGGCGGCAGTCCGGACGGCCCGGCGATGACCGGGGCCACCTGTATCTACGCGATCTACGACCCGGTTTCGCGGCAGTGCACCATGGCCCGGGCGGGGCACCCGCTGCCCGCGCTGGTCCGGCCCGACGGCACGGTGGAGTTCCCCGAGCTGCCGGCAGGACCGCCGCTCGGGCTGGGCGGCATGCCGTTCGAGAGCGCGGAGCTGGAGATCGCCGAGGGGACCGAGCTCGTGTTCTACACCGACGGGCTCATCGAGGACCGCAGCCGTGACATCGACGTCGGCATCGAGCTGCTGCGCCGCGCCCTCGCCCATGCCGACCGCACACCGGAGCAGACCTGCAAGGCCGTACTGGACGCCCTGCTGCCTGCGCGCCCGAAGGACGACGTGGCGCTGCTCATCGCGCGCACGCGCGCTCTGGGCGCCGACCGGATCGCCGAGTGGGACGTGCCGTCGGACCCCAGCGCCGTCGCCGGCATGCGCGCCGCGGCCGTCGCCAAGCTGACGGACTGGGGGCTGACCGAGCTGGCGTTCAGCACCGAACTGATCCTGAGCGAGCTGCTCACCAACGCGATCCGCTACGGCACCCAGCCGATCCGCGTCCGGATGCTGTACGACGAGGGGCTGACCTGCGAGGTGGCCGACGGCAGCAGCACGTCGCCGCATCTGCGCTACGCCGCGACGACGGACGAGGGCGGACGAGGGCTGTTCCTCGTGGCCCAGCTCTCCGAACGCTGGGGTACGAGGTACACCGCCGACGGCAAGATCATCTGGGCGGAGCAGCCTCTCCCCGGCACGACCTCGGATCCTGAGGCCGACGGCGAGGCACTGCTGCGCCTCTTCGACACCGAACCCCTCTGA